Proteins encoded in a region of the Halodesulfovibrio marinisediminis DSM 17456 genome:
- a CDS encoding GtrA family protein — MPDFIVRSYKPFLRFLFLGGIATLVNLLVRFILSKFVAFEVAIVIAYLVGMFIAFILFKFFAFPQKKSSTRSKKSEVARFIAVNAWGVSQTLIVSVVLVEHVLPFLNIVVYQQEIAHILALSLLTVTSYLGHNYFTFN; from the coding sequence ATGCCTGATTTCATAGTTAGATCATATAAGCCCTTCCTTCGCTTTCTGTTTCTGGGGGGGATAGCAACGTTGGTGAATCTCTTAGTCAGATTTATCTTAAGTAAATTTGTTGCATTTGAAGTAGCAATTGTCATCGCGTATCTGGTCGGGATGTTCATTGCTTTTATCTTGTTTAAATTTTTTGCTTTTCCCCAAAAAAAATCTTCTACCCGCTCAAAAAAAAGTGAAGTTGCCAGATTTATAGCTGTGAATGCTTGGGGGGTATCGCAGACGCTTATTGTAAGTGTCGTTCTTGTGGAGCATGTCTTGCCGTTTCTAAATATTGTTGTGTATCAGCAAGAAATTGCACACATTTTAGCCCTGTCTTTGCTTACTGTGACAAGCTACCTTGGGCATAACTATTTTACATTCAACTAA
- a CDS encoding UbiA prenyltransferase family protein, which produces MRLKQVVSLLRPTHYIKNCFIFIPVFFGGVVGNFTILQHVALGFAAFCFAASGVYVFNDILDAADDRNHPTKCNRPIASGAIPIKTAVKICICIWGLALLLAWMLGFPAYLFIVGYVVLNVFYTVKFKKIAVLDVCCIAIGFVLRVYLGAYLAGVTVSHWLILMTFLLSMLLALGKRYDDVSIQQKSGNIVRKSLQGYNQAFLLQAMQLMAAINIVCYLMYTTSEQVMIHYSSKFTFLTSAWVILGVMRYFQQVLIFSNSASPTRLIYTDKFLQLIILGWLTHFMFLIYL; this is translated from the coding sequence ATGAGATTGAAGCAAGTAGTATCTCTGCTACGGCCAACACACTACATAAAAAACTGTTTTATTTTTATTCCGGTTTTTTTTGGGGGAGTAGTTGGTAATTTTACAATATTGCAGCATGTTGCTTTAGGTTTTGCAGCATTTTGTTTTGCAGCAAGTGGAGTATATGTTTTTAATGACATACTTGATGCCGCAGATGATCGTAACCATCCGACAAAGTGTAATCGACCTATTGCAAGTGGAGCTATTCCTATAAAAACTGCAGTAAAGATATGCATATGTATTTGGGGCTTGGCGTTACTACTGGCATGGATGCTAGGTTTTCCCGCATACTTATTCATTGTGGGCTATGTCGTTTTAAATGTCTTTTATACAGTAAAATTTAAAAAAATAGCAGTCTTAGATGTTTGTTGTATTGCAATCGGTTTTGTTTTGCGTGTCTATCTTGGAGCCTATCTTGCCGGTGTTACCGTAAGTCACTGGCTTATCTTAATGACGTTTTTGCTTTCAATGCTCTTAGCTCTAGGCAAGAGGTATGACGATGTATCAATTCAACAAAAATCGGGAAATATTGTCCGCAAGAGCTTGCAAGGGTATAATCAAGCATTTTTGCTACAAGCAATGCAATTAATGGCAGCAATTAATATTGTTTGCTACCTGATGTATACGACCTCAGAACAAGTAATGATTCACTATTCCAGTAAGTTTACTTTTTTGACTTCTGCATGGGTGATATTAGGCGTAATGCGTTATTTTCAGCAGGTTCTCATCTTTTCTAACTCAGCCTCACCCACCCGTTTAATATATACAGATAAGTTTCTTCAGCTGATAATTTTAGGCTGGCTCACGCATTTTATGTTTTTAATTTATTTGTAG
- a CDS encoding SDR family oxidoreductase, with amino-acid sequence MTKSLLILGASSDIALDCARSFARAGFDIILAARDIEKLEVLASDIRVRSDQNVYPVTFDARNFTSHEQFTTSLPVEPDGVICAFGYLGDQLRAEKDFNEAKVIIDTNFTGAVSLLSRFAQKFEERGAGFIVGISSVAGDRGRASNYVYGSAKAGFTAFLSGLRNRLNKKDVQIITVKPGFVHTAMTEHLKLPDALTAQPEEVASDILAAVEKKKDIVYSKPVWRLIMLVIVHIPEFLFKRLSL; translated from the coding sequence ATGACAAAATCACTTCTAATTCTCGGTGCTTCATCTGATATTGCTCTAGACTGTGCTCGTTCGTTTGCCCGAGCAGGGTTTGATATTATTTTAGCTGCACGTGATATTGAAAAATTGGAAGTTCTTGCTAGTGATATTCGTGTTCGCTCTGATCAAAATGTCTATCCTGTTACTTTTGATGCGAGAAACTTTACTAGTCACGAACAGTTTACAACCTCTCTTCCAGTAGAACCGGATGGGGTTATTTGCGCCTTTGGTTATTTAGGAGATCAGCTAAGGGCGGAAAAAGATTTCAATGAAGCGAAGGTCATTATTGATACGAACTTTACGGGGGCGGTCTCACTTCTTAGCCGTTTTGCACAAAAGTTTGAGGAAAGAGGGGCTGGCTTTATTGTTGGAATTAGTTCTGTAGCGGGAGACAGAGGACGTGCAAGTAACTATGTTTACGGTAGTGCTAAAGCTGGATTCACTGCTTTTCTATCCGGTCTCCGGAATAGGCTTAATAAAAAAGATGTTCAGATTATTACAGTAAAGCCGGGTTTTGTGCATACAGCTATGACTGAGCACTTGAAGCTTCCAGACGCTTTAACAGCACAGCCGGAAGAGGTCGCTTCTGATATTTTAGCTGCTGTAGAAAAGAAAAAGGATATTGTTTATTCAAAGCCAGTTTGGCGTCTTATTATGCTGGTAATCGTTCATATCCCAGAATTTCTGTTTAAGCGACTATCATTATAG
- a CDS encoding FAD-binding oxidoreductase, which yields MKISNWGNYPVVNSELFAFRNDEQLKHTLATSESLISRGMGRCYGDSALNGTMIVSTKHFDRFISFDKSTGELVCEAGVTIEDILDVFVPRGWFLPVTPGTKYVSIGGAIGSDVHGKNHHESGTFSRHVNWMDVMTADGCILRCTPSENAELFWGMSGGQGMLGVVLRASINLVRVSSSFIKQETVKASNLFEAMKHFEESENSTFSVAWIDCLQGGSGLGRSVLMRGDFVAAEELPKKQKQQALTVPDKRKLNIPVNFPSLALTSLSVRAFNALYYGKAPKKSTEQIVDYDTFFYPLDAIYNWNKIYGRRGFTQYQFVLPKEASAEGLTEILSKISASGQGSFLAVLKLFGKGDKGTISFPREGYTLALDFPVTSSLFPLLDELDAMVLDYGGCHYLTKDSRLPEGVFDKGYGKAANAFRELKAKWDPSNKFKSLQSIRLGIGE from the coding sequence ATGAAAATTAGTAACTGGGGAAATTACCCTGTTGTAAATAGTGAGCTTTTTGCTTTTCGCAATGACGAGCAATTGAAACATACTCTTGCCACATCAGAATCCTTGATTTCTCGTGGTATGGGGCGTTGTTACGGGGATAGTGCGTTAAACGGGACAATGATTGTTTCCACTAAGCATTTCGATCGGTTCATAAGTTTTGATAAGTCCACTGGGGAGCTTGTCTGTGAAGCTGGTGTTACCATAGAAGATATTCTTGATGTGTTTGTTCCAAGGGGATGGTTCTTGCCTGTTACTCCGGGAACCAAATATGTTTCTATTGGTGGTGCTATTGGTTCTGATGTGCATGGCAAAAACCATCATGAAAGTGGAACATTTTCACGCCATGTTAACTGGATGGATGTAATGACTGCGGATGGTTGCATTCTTCGTTGTACACCTTCAGAAAATGCTGAGTTGTTCTGGGGGATGAGCGGTGGACAAGGAATGCTTGGGGTTGTGCTACGTGCATCTATAAATCTTGTCAGGGTATCTAGTTCATTCATTAAGCAGGAAACTGTTAAAGCTTCCAATTTGTTTGAAGCTATGAAACACTTTGAGGAGTCTGAAAACTCGACATTTTCTGTAGCTTGGATTGACTGCTTGCAAGGTGGTAGCGGACTTGGGCGTTCGGTTTTGATGCGGGGAGATTTTGTTGCTGCAGAAGAACTGCCTAAGAAACAAAAGCAACAAGCTCTAACTGTTCCTGACAAGCGTAAATTGAATATTCCAGTTAACTTTCCTTCTCTTGCTTTGACCTCTTTAAGCGTCCGTGCATTTAATGCTCTTTATTACGGTAAGGCTCCGAAAAAAAGCACAGAGCAGATCGTAGACTATGATACGTTCTTTTATCCACTCGATGCGATTTACAATTGGAATAAGATTTATGGTCGCCGTGGTTTTACCCAGTATCAGTTTGTGCTGCCCAAGGAGGCAAGTGCAGAGGGGCTCACAGAAATTCTTTCAAAAATTAGTGCAAGCGGGCAAGGGTCGTTCCTTGCTGTGCTAAAACTGTTCGGAAAGGGTGATAAGGGAACGATTTCTTTTCCGCGTGAAGGATATACGCTTGCTCTTGATTTTCCCGTTACTTCATCGCTGTTCCCACTGCTTGATGAGTTAGACGCTATGGTTCTTGATTATGGTGGATGTCACTATTTAACGAAAGATAGTCGCTTGCCAGAAGGAGTCTTTGATAAGGGGTATGGAAAAGCGGCAAATGCCTTTCGAGAGCTAAAGGCAAAGTGGGATCCTTCCAATAAGTTTAAATCTCTTCAGAGCATACGGCTAGGTATTGGGGAGTAA